The genomic DNA ATCCAATATTTGTGTGAACTTGAAGATACAACGTTCAACTGGACGACAGAAATGTATCGGATTGTGCCAACCTTTCATCCGGCCTCCATCTTTTACAGACCATCCCACAGACCCTCGTTGGAAGCAGACTGGCTAGAAATTGGGCGTATTTTGAGAGAGATGGATGGCAATGCTTCGTCATAAGAATGGGGGTTGAAGGATGTACACACCAGTCGATAAAAGCTTTTTCGAAGCGCCTGTATTGGAACTGGCACAAAAGTTACTTGGGCAGTATATCGTTCATGAACAACCAAGTGTGGCGCTTGTGGCACGTATTGTTGAAACGGAAGCCTATCAAGGGCCGGAAGATCGTGCGGCGCATAGTTTTGGAGGTCGTCGAACGAAGCGAACGGACGTGATGTTTGGTGAAGCAGGGCTTGTCTATACGTATAGGATGCATACACATACGCTGATTAATGTTGTTAGTGGTTCTCTTGAGACGCCACATGCGATTTTAATCCGCGGGGTTGAACCTATTGAAGGGCTTGAACAGATGAAAGAAAATCGTGGCGCTCAATTGAAAATGACAGATTGGACGAATGGGCCTGGGAAATTGACGAAGGCGCTGGGCATCACGATGGAGTATTACGGTCACCATTGGTCAGATAAGCCGCTTTTCATCGCTGAAGGACCGGGTGTAAGCGAAATTATTGCGGGGCCGCGTGTAGGAATTGGGAATTCAGGAGAGGCGGTTCATTATCCGTGGCGATTTTACGAGAAGGATAATCCGTTTGTGTCGAAATATCGTGCGTGAAAATGAATGGGCTGTAAAGGCAGAGAAGACGTTGATACGTTGTAGAGAAAATCATATAGGAGCATACGTTGGAGTTGTTTTTAGAAAATAATAAGTATTTAGAATAAATAATTGAATTATAAAATTAATGTGTTTTATGTGAAAGCCCAGACTATTGGGCTTTTTTTGTTGTTGAAATGATTAGACAAGCGTGTTAAATTAGTACAGGAAGAAGAAAAAACGAGTTAAATTTTTTGATTATTTAGTAGAATGGCTGTTTTCAAAGACAGCGAAATCAATCGGAGGGCATCATGAAGAATATACTCAAAATGGGAAGCGCTTTCATAGGAATTATTGTTGGAGCAGGTTTTGCTTCAGGACAAGAAATCTTGCAATACTTTACAAGTTTTGGCTTGATGGGTAATGTTGCAGCCATCGTGTCGACTGCGTTGTTTGCGTATCTT from Sporosarcina sp. FSL K6-1522 includes the following:
- a CDS encoding DNA-3-methyladenine glycosylase, with the protein product MYTPVDKSFFEAPVLELAQKLLGQYIVHEQPSVALVARIVETEAYQGPEDRAAHSFGGRRTKRTDVMFGEAGLVYTYRMHTHTLINVVSGSLETPHAILIRGVEPIEGLEQMKENRGAQLKMTDWTNGPGKLTKALGITMEYYGHHWSDKPLFIAEGPGVSEIIAGPRVGIGNSGEAVHYPWRFYEKDNPFVSKYRA